The nucleotide sequence TAACGCCCTGAATGTTCAGTTCGGGCAAACCGCCCGCGTTCGACGAAATGACGGGCACTTCGCAGGCCATCGCTTCGAGCGCGGCCAGACCAAAACTTTCGTTTTCGGACGGCATCACGAACAGATCCGCCACCGACAGTACCTCTTCTACGGCGTCCAGCTTCCCCAGAAACCGCACCTGATCGTAGATGCCCAGATCGCGCACGAGCCGCTCGATACGGGCCCGTTCGGGACCGTCGCCCACGAGCAGAAGCTTGGCGGGAATCTGCTGCTGAACGTGATAGAACATCATTACGGCGTCGTCAATGCGTTTAACGCGCCGGAAATTTGACGTATGCACAATCAGTTTTTCACCGTTCGGACAGATAGCTTTTTTAAAATGCTCTTTCTGCTGGCGTCTGAACCGGTCTAGGTCCACAAAATTCGGAATGACCTCAATCTCGCGGTGTACGTTAAAATGGGCGTAGGTGTCCTGCCGCAGATTCTCCGACACAGACGTAACGCCATCCGACTCGTTGATGCTGAACGTAACGACGGGTTCATAGGAAGCGTCTTTGCCCACCAGCGTAATATCCGTACCGTGAAGCGTCGTGACCACCGGCACCGCCCTGCCCTGCGAGCGCAGGATCATCTTGGCCATATAAGCCGCCGACGCGTGCGGAATGGCGTAATGAACGTGCAGTAAGTCAACGTTTTCGTTCAGCACCACATTGACCATCTCGCTGGTCAGCGCCGACTCGTAGGGCGCGTACTGAAAGAGCGGATACGACGGAATTTTTACTTCGTGGTAATAAACGTTTTCGTTGAAGAAATCGAGCCGGGGCGGCTGCTGGTACGTAATGAAGTGTATCTGGTGGCCGTTTTTGGCCAATGCTTTACCGAGTTCGGTGGCAACAACGCCACTGCCCCCGAAGGTCGGGTAGCACACAATGCCGATTTTCATGCGGGATGCCCCTGCGGGCTGGAAACGGTTTGTTGCTCAACAACAAATGAAGGTAAAAAGAATCCCAACCAACCAGAATTACTAGCACCCGGAACGAACGGGCAGTCACAACCGGGCCATTCAGGCCCGGAGAGTAGGCCACATCCCCCCGTGCCTTTTCGGCGTTGAGAGCCCCCGCTAAGGGCCTGTTTTGGCAGCAGGACGTTGCTGCTGTTCCTTGCCCACTCTTTTACGCCCTGCCCTGCATGTCTCTTAATCATTATCGTTGTTTCCTTTCGGCAATTGTCTGCGCGTTCATCGGCCTGCTGGCTGGCTGCGCAAATCACGAATCGGGTCAGACCGCAGCGTCTGCCACCGGACGGAAGACTTTCGGCGATGCGCTCTCGTTCCTTTCAAAACATAAGGAGGTAATTGTTCTGACCGCGCCCGACAATGATTCGGCGCAGGTAGTCGTGGTTGGCGCGTATCAGGGCCGGGTCATGACCAGCACGGCCAACGGGGCAGGCGGCACCAGCTACGGCTGGGTTAACGACAAACTCATTGCCGCCAGTCGTTACGAGCCGCACATGAACGCCTTTGGTGGCGAAGACCGGATCTGGCTTTCGCCCGAGGGCGGGCAGTTTTCGATCTATTTTAAACCGGGCGCACCGTTCGATTTTGACCACTGGCAAACACCGGCCATCATTGATACGGTCAGCTATAAACTGGTCAGCAAGAATAAGTCCGAGGCTCGGTTCAGTCAGACCGCTACGCTCTACAACCATTCCGGCACCCGCTTCGACATTGGCATTGACCGGCAGGTGCGGGTTTTATCGCAGACGCAGATCAGTCGGTTGCTGGGCGTCAATTCGCTCGAAGGGCTGAAGGTAGTTGGCTACGAAACCGAAAACACGGTCCGCAATCGGGGTGACGACTGGCAGCGGGACAAAGGCGTGCTGGGCATCTGGATTCTGGGTATGTTTATTCCAGCACCCCAGACTACCATCATTGCCCCGTTTACAAAACAACGGACGGCTGCGCTGCAATTGACCGACAACTATTTCGGCAAAATACCGTCCGAAAGGCTGCGCGTGCAGGATTCCGTTGTACTGCTCCGAGCGGATGGGAAATTCCGCAGTAAAATCGGGATTGCACCCGCATCGGCCCGACCGGTGGCGGGCAGTTACGATCCTGATAAAGGCATTCTGACGCTGGTACAGTTTGATCTTGACCCGGCGGGCGACTACCTGAAATCGTCCTGGGAAATGCACAAACAACCCTACCGGGGCGATGCGCTCAACGCTTACAACGACGGCCCGTTAGCCGATGGCAGTCAGATGGGCCCATTCTATGAACTGGAGTCTAACTCGGCGGTACGTCCTTTGAAACGGGGTGAAGCCCTCGTTCACCATCACCGTACGTTTCATATCGAGGGCGACAGGAATGCCCTGCATCGTCTGACCAGAACTGTACTGGGCGTTGACCTAAACCAGTTGCCGACCTGGCCGGACGCTAACCGGCCATAAAGCTACCGCTGGCATCACCATTAGCTGGTTTGATGTAGGCTTATTACGCGAACGGCTCCAGACACCTACCGACGATTGACGGAAACGCGTATTTTTGCAAAAAAACGCCATGGTCGCGCGGCAGACTATACCCTTTTCAGCATTTGTTATCGGCTTTCTGCGGCTTATCCGTGTGCAGAACCTGCTGATCGTTGTGCTGACGCAGTTTCTCGCCCGCATCTTCCTGGTTGGTCCCAAAGCCGAATGGCCGCTGATTCTGGTCGACCCAACGATCTGGCTGCTGTCGCTCTCAACCGTCTGCATTGCGGCAGCGGGCTACATCATCAACGATTACTTCGACATCAAGATCGACCTCATCAATAAACCCCAGCGGGTGGTGATCGGGCGTTACCTGAAGCGCCGGGTAGCAATGGGTACCCACCAGTTGCTGAACGTAATTGGCTGCCTGATTGGCCTGTACCTGAGCAAATGGGTGTTTGTAGCCGATGTCGTATCGGTTTCGTTACTGTGGTTCTACTCGGCGCAGTTCAAACGGCAACCCGTTATCGGCAACGTCGTTATCTCCCTGCTAACGGCCCTGTCGCTCATTGTGCTGGCTGTTTATTACCGCCAGAATGCCGATATGCTGCTGATCTACGCCCTGTTTTCGTTTGGCATTTCGCTGGTTCGCGAAATTATTAAAGACATGCAGGACGTTCGGGGCGACGCCCGCTTCGGCTGCCGGACGCTGCCCATTGTCTGGGGCCTGCGCCGAACAAAATACCTGCTTTACGTGCTCATCGCGTTGTTTATCATGAGTATGTTCCTGATCGCCGATGCGCTCGGTAACCCCCGGCTCGGCTGGATTTTCCTGATCCTGCTGATTCCAATTACCTGGCTGACCTACCGGCTTGTTTACGCCGATACCCGGCGCGACTTCGGCTACCTCAGTACACTCTGCAAACTCATTATGCTCATGGGGGTTCTGAGTATGATCTGGGCCTGATTACGGTATAATTCCTGCTGGCTCTTCGGAGTTTTCTGACCTTTGTCTAAGTCGAAAGCGACAAAAAATTAAAATTCGCAACTTTGTTGCAAAAATGTCGGTTAAGAGAAGGTACGATTGTCGAACAGGTCGTATTTTTGTGCTTACCCATGAAGACAGATTTCCTCTCCCGTAAAGCTGATTACATCGGTATCACCGGCTCGGTGTTGTGCATTCTTCATTGCCTCATTACACCTGTGTTGCTGATGACAACCGCCTTGTTTCAGGACGAAAAATGGCGTCTGGGCTATCTGAGCCTGGATTATATCTTCATTGGTATCAACATCGTAGCCGTTTATTTTGCTACGCGTCATCAGGCTTCGCCCGTCATTAAAAAGGCGCTCTGGGGCTTTCTGAGCCTGTTCACTATTGCGCTTTTGCTGGAAGATTCGGCTCCCCTGTTTGAATACATGGCCTATGCAGCCTCGGCGGGTCTGGTGCTAACCCACCTCGTCAATATTCGCCAGCACCGGTTAAGCCACGCGCATTAGTCCAGCTACGGAGCCAGCCGGGGATCCCGGACGTAGTCGAAGTCGGTCAGGGTGCGCAGGAACGCAATAATCTGTTTCTTTTCGGTATCGGTCAGCGGAATGCCCGGCTTGCCGTTCGTCTGCAGAGCCGGATCGAGTTCGGGTACATTCTGCACCCCTCCGTTGGCGTAATGGCTCAACACCTGCTCAAGGGTTCCGTAGCGGCCGTCGTGCATATACGGACTGGTGCGGTCAATATTCCGCAGACTTGGCACTTTAAACAAGTACTTATCTTCTGTCCGGAGCGTCACCAGCGAGCGGCCTTCGTCCTGATTACTAGCGCGGCTCAGGCCGTTATTCCGGAACTGCTGATTGGTAAATAGTTCGCCGGAGTGGCAGGTAGCGCATTTCTGCTGAAACAGGTTCATTCCCGCCAGCTCATCGGCCGTCAGGTCGCCCCCCGATTCTTTCCGGACGTATTTGTCGTAGCGGCTGTTGGCCGACACCATCGTCAGCATAAACTGCGACAGGACTTTCAGCAGTCGTTCTGTTGTAATGGAATCGGTGCCGTAAGCGGCTTTGAAGAGGGCGGGATAGGTCGGGCTTTTCGCCAGATTTTCTTTCAGCGCGCTCAGCGTATGCCCCATCTCAACCGGGTTCGTAATGGGTGCAATCGGCACAAGGTCCAGATCCGATACGCCCCCATCCCAGAAAAACTGACGGTAGAACGCCAGATTCTGCAGGCCGATATTGTTCCGCGTCCCGATTTTATCGTTAATGCCGTGACTGAGCGCGTGATCGGTATGGGCAAAAGCCGACCCCTGAATGTGGCAGAACGCGCAACTGATGGTGCTGTTGACCGACAGCATATCGTCATAAAACAACCGTTTCCCCAACGCGACGCCTTCGACCGTCATCGGGTTTTTCGTAAAATCATAAACCGGGTCCGGGAAGTTGGCGGGCTTTTTCCAGACGTAAGGGGTGGTTTTGTACGGTACTGGCTGCGGCTCGTCGGGCTTCGTTGGGTCGCCACCGCCCGACTGGCCAGTATGGCAGGACGCCACCGCGCCGAACAGAGCTGCGCTCAATACCAATCCGATCAGGCCCCAGTGACGCATAGGTTAGTTAACCGCGGTTGTCACGGCGTTTTTGTAGCGAATCATATGGGCGTAGTTGTCGGCCACGTCCTTCGATGCAGGCGAAACCATGATCTCCGGACTTTTAGCAATGCTCAGCGGAACCGGCCCATCGAATACGTTCAGCACATCGGTTTGAAGCGTTACGTCAGGCATTCGACTGGCCGATACCTCTACAACATCACCACCAAACGGCAGCGTTACGGTCTTCAGGTTGTTGATCGTGCGCGTATCGCGTCCGCCGAAGAAACCAATATGGTACCGAAACGTGCGCTGGCCGGCGGCATCCGCCGGGGCTGCGGGCGACGTCCCTTCCAGCTTCATAAAGATATATCCCGAATTCCATGACCAGTACATGCCGTTCGCGCCGATATGATCGCCCGCCGGATCGAGGACGCCCGTCCGACGGCTTATGTCCATCGTACTGCGCAGGCTATCTACGCCAATCACGAACGTTACGGCCTTGTAGCTGCCAATGGGTACGTTACGGAGCCGGATCTTCTGCGACGCGGGCTGACTCTCCTGGATCAGGAAATAGCTGCTGTCCTGCGGAACCACGTATTCGCTGCCGTCGGTACGCGTCAGCCTGATATTGCTGATAAAATAGTTGAACATCGTTGGCGTAAACGACTCACCGGATGCGTTGCGGTAGGTTCCGCTGTTGAGCCGGAGGTCTTCGCTGCCCGCTACATTGTCGAACGTCAGGCCGAAGCTGCCGGTCAGGATGGGGTCAAATGAGGTATCCGGATCGGGCGTATCGCAGGCCACGATGGCCCAGCCCAGAATCAGCGCCGATAAACAGGCGAACGGAAACGTTAACTTCATAACCAGTTTTTCTTTTCAGGAATCATTCTAGCCTATCCGATTTCGGGCGTACAGCGCAATCAGGATTACGATCGTGCCGCTCACCCCCATCAGGAACAGCCAGACCAGCGCGTTGGTTGCGCTGAACGGCTGCTGCATAAACTCATTAACGAGGCCCACTACCGTACCGATGAAAATGCCAGTCATGCTGACAAAAATAAATTGAACAATGGGCGGCAGTCGACGAAGCATAGCAGGTATACGGATAACGAACCCGCAGCGATTCTATTTTCAGCCTTAGCCATTCCAGACCATAAGTTAATCTGCTTACTGAATTTCGCTCAGTTGTACCGTAATGACCGCCTTCTGCTCACCGGTTACCTGCTCATAGGCGATCAGCAATCCGTGTCTGGTGAACAGCACTGCCGGGTAGGTGGCATTGACGGTTTCGGGCGTCAGGTATTTTATGGGGCCGGATTTCAGCCCAACGAATGACTGCATCCCAATGCGGTGTTTAAACGTTCCCATCTGGTTGGAACCGTCGGTTGAGATCGCTTCGTCCCATACCCAGACCAGTTTCTCACCAGCGGCTGCGACCTGCGGATGCCGGGCACGGGCCGACAGATGATCAGCGACCAACTGCTTTGTTCCCAGACGGGCCAGCCGCAGACCAACGGCTTCTTCCTTACCCGAAAACCACGTAACCAGCACGTCGCTGCCCACCTGCGCTACCGACGGCCCCGCGTGCGGACAGGCGTTAACCTGCCAGTTATCGGCGTAAACTGCCTTCGGCTGGGTGAACGTCCGGCCCCCATCCGACGAGACCACGTGGCTAATGTCGCGGGCCGCAATTTCACCGGGTTTTGCCGGGAGCATATCCCGATACGTCAGGTGAATACGCTGCTGAGCATCCACAAACACGTTCGTCCGGCAGCACTGGCAGGCGTTCTCGTCCACAATCAGCTCGTCCGTAAAGCCGCCCCCCGGCTTCGTCTGCATGAATTTTACGGGACGCCCTTCTTTACCCGGCATTTTTTCATCGAGCCAGACAATACCGATTTCACCGTTCGGCAGCCGGGTAATGTCGGCAAACGAATGACTCGTGCCGGGGGCAGTGTTCTGATGAACGGGCCGGGGCTCGGTCCAGGTTCGGCCACCATTGGTAGAAAGAACGTAAAGCAGATCTCCGGCAAAACGTGAGTCGGGCGTTGGGCGCGGCACCTCGAACACCGCCAGCAGCGTACCGTCTTTCTTAGTCGCGATCTTGGGCATCCCTTCGGCATGAACCGAAAAACTGACAGGCGTTTTTACGCGGATTTTCGGGCCAAAAGCGGGACCTGTGCCAGAACCACTGTTACTGTTCATCACTGCGAAGCAGAAACTGGCGTGTTTATCGTCCTGTTTCTCGACCCAGCTCAGCAGCGGATTTCCGGCAGCATCGGTCGTTAGGCGGGGCGTTGCGCCCACAAAATTCGCGTCCGATACGGTCGTTTGCCGAACGGAACTGGGCTCCAGCAGACCTGTCAGACCGGCGAGCAGGAAGGTGATGAGGCTTTTCATAGATTTACTTTCCGGAGAAGTTATATTGGATACCACTCACGACTAATCTTGGGGCGGCTGGCGTAAACGTCGTGCGATCGAGAGGATTATTGCCCCGGGTTGCCTGATAGGCATACAGCTCGTTCGTCAGATTCAGGACGTTGCTGAACAGCTCAATCCCGTTTTTGAACGAGTAACCCGCCCGTAGATTCAACACGCTGATCCCGCGCGCGCCAAAGGCGCCCCGATCGGCATACTCCACGGTATTGATCTGGTTTTGAAAATATGGACTCAGCCGCTGCCACTCCAGCGACAGGCGCAGACCCCTGGCAAACTGCTGAGGCTTATAGGTCACTTCAGTATTGGCAATCCAGCGTGGCGCTTGCGGCATATCGTAGCCGTTTACGTTTTTCAGCACATCTGACTCTTTCGTACTCAGCGAAAAATCAATGAAGCGGTGCGTGGCGTTGGTGCCGCCAAACCTGAGAAACCACGCGGCCGAGGGCTTGTAGGTCAGGCTGTATTCAACGCCCCGGTGCAGGGTCTGCCCCGCCGAGCGATAGTCCGTGGAATTGTCGGGCTGGCGGATACTGAGTAGTTCATTCCGGCCATTCATTTGATAAACGGCCCAGTCGAGATACACCTTCCGGTTCAGCAGCGACGCCCAGCCACCCAGCTCGAAATTGTCGAACTGCGCTGGCTGCAGCGCATAATAGAAGGGTGACTCACCCGGTAGAGCCGCCGGATTTTTACGGAAGATGGCCGTCAGGCCGGGGGGTGAAAAGCCCTGGCTGAAGTTGGCATACACGCCCCGATCGTGGCCCAGATCATACGTCAGACCCACTTTAGGCGTCAGGCGGCTGTAGGCTTTGCTGCCGCTGCTGTTGTCCAGAAAATTCTGGTAGTCAAACGCCATCCGGTCGTAGCGCAGACCCAGCGACGCCCGCAGTCGGGGCAGCGGCTCGAAATCGAGCTGCGTATACGTGCCGAGGTTGTGAATAGACGCATTGTACTGAGCAAGCAATAAATCGGGCCGTTCCTGCACGATTGTATATTTCTCAACGGACTTACGGTCGGGCCGGAGTTGAGCCGCCAGGTCAATCTGATAGGCGCTATAGGTGTTGGGCGAGTTGTCGTACGTAAAGCCCGTCAGCCAGCGCGCATTCAGGGGCCCGAACCGCTGGCTATGCTGCGCCACCACGCCCACGCTATGAAAGCTGTTGTCGTTGATCTCGCCCGTGGCCGTTTCAGCGCCTGACTTCCAGCGAATGCCGTAGTTGGGATTCTGGCCGATGGTGTTATTCCGGTAAAAGGCCGTTACGAACGTCTGCGCTTGGCCATTCCAGTCGTGTTCAAGCGTCAGCCGCGCCCGCGTCGATTCGACTTTTCGGTACGTAAAATTGGTGGTGCTGCTGTACACCCGGCTGTAATAGGCCACACTGTCTACGCTGCCGCCCGTCTGCGAGTCGTAGGTGTTCTGCGAAACCGTTCCGATCAGTCGGGTGCGGGCGGTGAACAGGTATTCGGCACGCGCATTGAGCGACAGTTTATCGTAATCACTGAACGCCTGCCAGCCGTTACGCTGCTTAGCCACGAACCCACCGATATACACGCCAAATTTGGACGTAATGAACCCACCTCCGCCAAACTGCACCCGT is from Spirosoma taeanense and encodes:
- the bshA gene encoding N-acetyl-alpha-D-glucosaminyl L-malate synthase BshA; this encodes MKIGIVCYPTFGGSGVVATELGKALAKNGHQIHFITYQQPPRLDFFNENVYYHEVKIPSYPLFQYAPYESALTSEMVNVVLNENVDLLHVHYAIPHASAAYMAKMILRSQGRAVPVVTTLHGTDITLVGKDASYEPVVTFSINESDGVTSVSENLRQDTYAHFNVHREIEVIPNFVDLDRFRRQQKEHFKKAICPNGEKLIVHTSNFRRVKRIDDAVMMFYHVQQQIPAKLLLVGDGPERARIERLVRDLGIYDQVRFLGKLDAVEEVLSVADLFVMPSENESFGLAALEAMACEVPVISSNAGGLPELNIQGVTGFLSPVGDVQDMVKNALYVLEDANLPTFKANALSRAREFELSRILPRYEAYYERVLQESRPLVS
- a CDS encoding DUF6786 family protein, yielding MSLNHYRCFLSAIVCAFIGLLAGCANHESGQTAASATGRKTFGDALSFLSKHKEVIVLTAPDNDSAQVVVVGAYQGRVMTSTANGAGGTSYGWVNDKLIAASRYEPHMNAFGGEDRIWLSPEGGQFSIYFKPGAPFDFDHWQTPAIIDTVSYKLVSKNKSEARFSQTATLYNHSGTRFDIGIDRQVRVLSQTQISRLLGVNSLEGLKVVGYETENTVRNRGDDWQRDKGVLGIWILGMFIPAPQTTIIAPFTKQRTAALQLTDNYFGKIPSERLRVQDSVVLLRADGKFRSKIGIAPASARPVAGSYDPDKGILTLVQFDLDPAGDYLKSSWEMHKQPYRGDALNAYNDGPLADGSQMGPFYELESNSAVRPLKRGEALVHHHRTFHIEGDRNALHRLTRTVLGVDLNQLPTWPDANRP
- a CDS encoding geranylgeranylglycerol-phosphate geranylgeranyltransferase, with the translated sequence MVARQTIPFSAFVIGFLRLIRVQNLLIVVLTQFLARIFLVGPKAEWPLILVDPTIWLLSLSTVCIAAAGYIINDYFDIKIDLINKPQRVVIGRYLKRRVAMGTHQLLNVIGCLIGLYLSKWVFVADVVSVSLLWFYSAQFKRQPVIGNVVISLLTALSLIVLAVYYRQNADMLLIYALFSFGISLVREIIKDMQDVRGDARFGCRTLPIVWGLRRTKYLLYVLIALFIMSMFLIADALGNPRLGWIFLILLIPITWLTYRLVYADTRRDFGYLSTLCKLIMLMGVLSMIWA
- a CDS encoding MerC domain-containing protein, whose protein sequence is MKTDFLSRKADYIGITGSVLCILHCLITPVLLMTTALFQDEKWRLGYLSLDYIFIGINIVAVYFATRHQASPVIKKALWGFLSLFTIALLLEDSAPLFEYMAYAASAGLVLTHLVNIRQHRLSHAH
- a CDS encoding cytochrome-c peroxidase, translated to MRHWGLIGLVLSAALFGAVASCHTGQSGGGDPTKPDEPQPVPYKTTPYVWKKPANFPDPVYDFTKNPMTVEGVALGKRLFYDDMLSVNSTISCAFCHIQGSAFAHTDHALSHGINDKIGTRNNIGLQNLAFYRQFFWDGGVSDLDLVPIAPITNPVEMGHTLSALKENLAKSPTYPALFKAAYGTDSITTERLLKVLSQFMLTMVSANSRYDKYVRKESGGDLTADELAGMNLFQQKCATCHSGELFTNQQFRNNGLSRASNQDEGRSLVTLRTEDKYLFKVPSLRNIDRTSPYMHDGRYGTLEQVLSHYANGGVQNVPELDPALQTNGKPGIPLTDTEKKQIIAFLRTLTDFDYVRDPRLAP
- a CDS encoding MbnP family protein — encoded protein: MKLTFPFACLSALILGWAIVACDTPDPDTSFDPILTGSFGLTFDNVAGSEDLRLNSGTYRNASGESFTPTMFNYFISNIRLTRTDGSEYVVPQDSSYFLIQESQPASQKIRLRNVPIGSYKAVTFVIGVDSLRSTMDISRRTGVLDPAGDHIGANGMYWSWNSGYIFMKLEGTSPAAPADAAGQRTFRYHIGFFGGRDTRTINNLKTVTLPFGGDVVEVSASRMPDVTLQTDVLNVFDGPVPLSIAKSPEIMVSPASKDVADNYAHMIRYKNAVTTAVN
- a CDS encoding exo-alpha-sialidase: MKSLITFLLAGLTGLLEPSSVRQTTVSDANFVGATPRLTTDAAGNPLLSWVEKQDDKHASFCFAVMNSNSGSGTGPAFGPKIRVKTPVSFSVHAEGMPKIATKKDGTLLAVFEVPRPTPDSRFAGDLLYVLSTNGGRTWTEPRPVHQNTAPGTSHSFADITRLPNGEIGIVWLDEKMPGKEGRPVKFMQTKPGGGFTDELIVDENACQCCRTNVFVDAQQRIHLTYRDMLPAKPGEIAARDISHVVSSDGGRTFTQPKAVYADNWQVNACPHAGPSVAQVGSDVLVTWFSGKEEAVGLRLARLGTKQLVADHLSARARHPQVAAAGEKLVWVWDEAISTDGSNQMGTFKHRIGMQSFVGLKSGPIKYLTPETVNATYPAVLFTRHGLLIAYEQVTGEQKAVITVQLSEIQ
- a CDS encoding TonB-dependent receptor, whose protein sequence is MRFYTFFIACGLWLMAVLCASAQSSLTGQIFDAQTKEPIIGATLRVPETNTGAITDDKGAFSITTSARQLIVTSVGYSDKRVDVTAEPLRIALTPAEQNLQTIVVTASREAQLRTEAPVAISRLSPTLINDTKPTNVYEIINKTPGVYMANYNNEQHGMGIRQPFGTNAYFLYLEDGLPIRPMGVFNHNALIELNIFAVSSVEVVKGPASSLYGPEAVGGAINFITQRPTAVPTARIGVQADNYGYKRVQFGGGGFITSKFGVYIGGFVAKQRNGWQAFSDYDKLSLNARAEYLFTARTRLIGTVSQNTYDSQTGGSVDSVAYYSRVYSSTTNFTYRKVESTRARLTLEHDWNGQAQTFVTAFYRNNTIGQNPNYGIRWKSGAETATGEINDNSFHSVGVVAQHSQRFGPLNARWLTGFTYDNSPNTYSAYQIDLAAQLRPDRKSVEKYTIVQERPDLLLAQYNASIHNLGTYTQLDFEPLPRLRASLGLRYDRMAFDYQNFLDNSSGSKAYSRLTPKVGLTYDLGHDRGVYANFSQGFSPPGLTAIFRKNPAALPGESPFYYALQPAQFDNFELGGWASLLNRKVYLDWAVYQMNGRNELLSIRQPDNSTDYRSAGQTLHRGVEYSLTYKPSAAWFLRFGGTNATHRFIDFSLSTKESDVLKNVNGYDMPQAPRWIANTEVTYKPQQFARGLRLSLEWQRLSPYFQNQINTVEYADRGAFGARGISVLNLRAGYSFKNGIELFSNVLNLTNELYAYQATRGNNPLDRTTFTPAAPRLVVSGIQYNFSGK